The genomic window GCCTCGTCAATACCGGTGAGCCCTTCGAGCATACGCTCGACATACTCGCCAAGGATGTCTCTGGCGGTGACTTCTCCCGCCCCCTCGGCCCAGTCCCCGGCCGCCGCCATCGTGCCGAGCCGTTGAATGTCAGCCCCAAAAAACGGTCGCCCCTGAAATACCATCTTGAAGCCATTGTAATTGGGGGGATTGTGGCTGCCAGTTATCTGAATGCCGCCTTTCACCTCTTCGCTTGAAGCTTCGGCGTAATACAGCATCGGGGTTGCCCCCATGCCAATCGCCACGACATCACAGCCGCTCGCGGTCAGCCCTTCGACAAGAGCGTGTTCAAGCATGGGTGAGCTAACCCGCCCATCATAACCCACCGCAACCTTGGGCGCTCCTTGGGCGCCAGCCGCTTCTTCCGCACGGCGCAGGAGCGTGCCGAATGAACGGCCAATCGCGCGCGCATCGTCCACTCCCAGAGTTTCGCCAATAATGCCTCGAATATCGTATTCGCGAAGGATGGTGGGATCAAAATTGTATGACATCGTTAGTAAGAACCTCAATTCGCTTGAGTTTAGTGCTTGGGAAAACAGCTTGTCGGTTTACTTGACCCCTAGCAGCATTCACGATGCTCTGCTTGCATGAAATGATGTCAAACTGGTGTATCTTTGTCCGATTGTTCACCATCGCTCAGCGCAAGATCGGCAAGCAATAAATCGCGCGCGTCATTGGCATCGTGCACCTCGCCGCTTGATCCGCCGCGATCGGGGTGAACCTGTGCGATCAATTTCTTATGCGCGCTCAAGATTTCTGCCCGCGTGGCTTTGCGTGATACGCCCAAGATTTTGCGCGCCTCTGCAAGTTTTTGTGAGCGGGATTGCGGGCCGGAGAGCATTTGCCACGGCCACTTGCCGAGCGCCCAACGGAACAGAACCGCACCAAGCGCAAGGATGATCGCAAACTTGAGCATCCTAGGCGGGCTCCATCGCAGCGCTCGCTTCGGTCTTGCCCGGTTTCATGGCGGGAAGCTTCAGCGCGGCCACAAGCGCGCGCAATTCCTGACGCGCGACCAGATGGCTGGTGCCAAGTTCGCCCAAATGCCCTTTGTCCAGAAGAGTGAGCCCGGATGGAAACAACTCGCGGTAAATCACCCTTTCGGAAAGGCCGTGAGTCACGCGAAAGCCCACGCGCTTTGCCATTTCGGTGAGCGCTTTATTAATCCGCGCCATATTGCGCGCCTCTGTGTGACCCGTACGATTGCGCACAACCACCCAATCCATTTCAGGCCGCGCGCCGGTCGCTGTTGCCCGGCTCCTTTTCATCCGCGCTTCCCATATGAGTTCGGCGAAAAAGGACAGCTTTTTGACCTTGAAGTTTTCCGGATCAACCTGTCCGATCAGGTCGAAATCGACAAAGCTGTCGTTCATCGGCGTGACCAGCGTATCCGCTTGCTCCACGGCCGCGCGCGCCAGAGGATCGTCCCGGCCCGGATTGTCGATGATGAGAAATTCGCAGTCTTTCTCAAGCTTTTCAATCTTTAGGAGAAGGGCAGAATCGCTGCGCCCCTTGAACACTTCGCAAGCCGGTGTCGGCAGTTCGAGCCCACGCCGCTGCATCGTGTGAAAGCGGTTTTCCATATAGCGGTGCGAGGTGCGCTGACGCGGATCAAGGTCAAGCATGGTGACACGCTTGCCCAGATAGGACAGCGCCACT from Erythrobacter sp. SCSIO 43205 includes these protein-coding regions:
- a CDS encoding J domain-containing protein, giving the protein MLKFAIILALGAVLFRWALGKWPWQMLSGPQSRSQKLAEARKILGVSRKATRAEILSAHKKLIAQVHPDRGGSSGEVHDANDARDLLLADLALSDGEQSDKDTPV
- a CDS encoding division plane positioning ATPase MipZ; translated protein: MDGAPARYGTHRIVFANEKGGTGKSTTAVHVAVALSYLGKRVTMLDLDPRQRTSHRYMENRFHTMQRRGLELPTPACEVFKGRSDSALLLKIEKLEKDCEFLIIDNPGRDDPLARAAVEQADTLVTPMNDSFVDFDLIGQVDPENFKVKKLSFFAELIWEARMKRSRATATGARPEMDWVVVRNRTGHTEARNMARINKALTEMAKRVGFRVTHGLSERVIYRELFPSGLTLLDKGHLGELGTSHLVARQELRALVAALKLPAMKPGKTEASAAMEPA